CGTAACGCCAACCCTGCCCAAGTTTCTTCATGGCCAACCGCATCACACTTCTCCGAGTTGCCCTGCTCTTTATCGCGATCGGATTTATTTATACCGACACGGTTTTGGGTGAACTGATTGCGTTCGGAGTCGTCCTCGTCGTTGTTCTGCTGGACGGCCTGGACGGGATGATCGCGCGACGGACCGGACGGGCCGATGAGACCGGCGCGGTGATGGACATTTTCGCGGACCGGGTTGTTGAGAACGCGCTTTGGATCGTCTTCGCCCATATCGGGCTGATCCCCGTTTGGATCCCGATCACGGTGATGGTCCGGGGGCTGGCGACGGATGCGGTCCGGTCGATCGCCCGGACCCGCGGCGAGACGGCTTTCGGGACGATGCTGCGCTCCGGGATCGGCCGCCGGGTGGTGGCCTCGCGCGCCTCCCGCGCGGTTTATGCCGCGGCGAAAGCCGTCACCTTCGGATATCTCCTTTTGTACATGGCCCTGATCCGGGCCCAGGCGGTCGGACTGGATCTTGGCGGGATGGAAAACGGGCTTCCGTGGGCGTACAAGTTCGGGATGGGGCTTGTCTACTTCACCGTCGCATGCTGTCTGGCGCGCGGGATACCGGTTCTGATCGAAGGCCGACGCTATGTCC
Above is a window of Nitrospiria bacterium DNA encoding:
- a CDS encoding CDP-alcohol phosphatidyltransferase family protein, which gives rise to MANRITLLRVALLFIAIGFIYTDTVLGELIAFGVVLVVVLLDGLDGMIARRTGRADETGAVMDIFADRVVENALWIVFAHIGLIPVWIPITVMVRGLATDAVRSIARTRGETAFGTMLRSGIGRRVVASRASRAVYAAAKAVTFGYLLLYMALIRAQAVGLDLGGMENGLPWAYKFGMGLVYFTVACCLARGIPVLIEGRRYVRTEAK